A genomic stretch from Podospora pseudoanserina strain CBS 124.78 chromosome 3, whole genome shotgun sequence includes:
- the MNN11 gene encoding putative alpha-1,6-mannosyltransferase mnn11 (EggNog:ENOG503NX7S; COG:G; COG:M; CAZy:GT34), protein MHFALPPRKTSIPPPYMPRSNRLPMLRRSRFKLIAITGLFFLTVIYLLTRGNGHPKLKKRMPTGNPPVVVVTVFDEAKYGKGYIDTIKENRIEYAKKHGYQTFFANVGDYDLKGAPGSWTKVVAMRHALTKYPEAYFLWYLDQNAFVMNPQLKIEDHIMKTAKLTDLMKKDHPVVPPDSIIKTFSHLTGQDVDFILTQDKDGLSVGSFIVRNGEWGEFFLDTWFDPIYRSYNFQKAETHALEHIVQWHPTILARLAIIDQRLLNSYSQGNKGDQYKDGDIAVRLVDCVSAGANACETESQRFVQQWRTSFGKS, encoded by the exons ATGCATTTCGCACTACCCCCACGAAAGACGTCGATTCCTCCGCCGTACATGCCTCGGTCGAACCGTCTACCCATGCTACGGAGAAGCCGCTTCAAGCTCATCGCGATCACGGGActgttcttcttgacggTAATATACCTGCTCACCCGCGGCAATGGGCATCCAAAGCTTAAGAAGCGCATGCCTACTGGTAAcccgccggtggtggtggtgacggtgttcGACGAGGCCAAGTACGGCAAGGGGTACATCGACACGATCAAGGAGAACAGGATAGAATATGCCAAGAAGCATG GATATCAAACGTTCTTTGCCAATGTCGGCGACTATGATCTGAAGGGTGCGCCGGGATCGTGGACCAAAGTGGTGGCCATGCGCCATGCTCTCACCAAGTATCCCGAGGCCTATTTCCTCTGGTATCTGGACCAGAACGCCTTCGTGATGAACCCGCAGCTGAAGATTGAGGACCACATTATGAAGACGGCCAAGTTGACGGACCTCATGAAGAAGGACCATCCCGTTGTCCCGCCAgacagcatcatcaagacATTTTCCCACCTTACCGGGCAGGACGTGGACTTTATTCTCACGCAGGACAAGGACGGGTTGTCTGTTGGGAGCTTCATCGTTCGCAACGGAGAATGGGGCGAGTTCTTCTTGGACACTTGGTTTGATCCTATTTATCGGAGCTACAACTTTCAGAAGGCCGAGACACACGCCTTG GAGCACATTGTTCAGTGGCATCCCACCATTCTCGCCCgtctcgccatcatcgaTCAGCGTCTCCTGAACTCCTACAGCCAAGGCAACAAGGGGGATCAGTACAAGGACGGAGACATCGCCGTCAGGCTCGTCGACTGTGTATCAGCCGGGGCCAACGCATGCGAGACCGAGTCCCAAAGATTTGTCCAGCAATGGCGAACCTCTTTTGGCAAATCCTGA
- a CDS encoding hypothetical protein (COG:O; EggNog:ENOG503NYAY), translating to MTACPHFDYRTILGRHTDNMATESLGQQWSWPDEVRASSPEHPHQDSNWTTTPRAPATDAPTGTAPEPTPAEPPQPRYKPRTCRICLEVVQPSTELDDTVAGRVFASKARVRYVSEDPELGRLMSPCNCKGSQKYVHEGCLQAWRNAAPMSERNYWRCPTCKFEYRMERLRWSRWLSSKALRAAITILVMMITVFILGFIADPIIRYGADPLGTIAGTLLGEFDEEFDIPVQPLVEELESDNWYMHFVKGFLSLGLLGFIKSMLAISPFQIFNIRVGGGRRRRRGGTEGISWFVVVVGVVTFLAATWHAVSHFSAKFLEKLSDRVVDVQGTEPEDDEDDEDGETDESRKDR from the exons ATGACCGCATGTCCACATTTTGATTACAGGACTATACTTGGACGACACACAGACAACATGGCTACTGAATCTTTGGGACAGCAATGGTCATGGCCCGATGAAGTACGTGCTTCATCTCCTGAGCATCCGCACCAAGATAGCAATTGGACCACAACACCTCGGGCACCTGCCACGGATGCACCTACCGGCACGGCGCCAGAACCGACACCAGCAGAACCACCACAGCCGCGTTACAAACCACGTACTTGCCGGATATGTTTGGAAGTCGTGCAACCATCTACCGAGCTCGACGATACCGTCGCCGGGCGGGTCTTTGCGTCAAAAGCTCGTGTACGATATGTTTCCGAGGATCCCGAGCTGGGTCGGCTCATGAGCCCATGCAACTGCAAAGGCTCTCAGAAATATGTTCACGAGGGTTGCCTCCAGGCCTGGAGAAATGCTGCGCCAATGTCGGAGAGGAATTACTGGCGATGTCCCACTTGCAAGTTCGAGTATCGTATGGAGCGCTTGAGATGGAGCCGATGGCTGTCAAGCAAGGCGCTACGGGCAGCCATCACaatcttggtgatgatgatcacAGTCTTCATACTTGGATTCATTGCcgaccccatcatcagatATGGCGCCGACCCTCTGGGTACCATCGCCGGAACTTTATTGGGGGAGTTTGACGAAGAGTTCGACATACCGGTGCAGCCACTCGTCGAGGAATTGGAGTCAGACAATTGGTATATGCACTTTGTCAAGGGTTTCCTGTCCCTTGGCCTATTGGGTTTTATCAAGTCAATGTTGGCCATCTCGCCATTTCAGATTTTCAATATCCGAGTTGGCGGTGGTCGtcgcagaagaagaggtgggACAGAGGGCATCAGTTggtttgttgtggttgttggggttgttacATTCTTAGCA GCAACCTGGCATGCCGTCAGTCATTTCAGCGCAAAGTTTCTTGAGAAGCTCAGCGACCGTGTTGTGGATGTCCAAGGAACGGAGCccgaagatgacgaagatgacgaagacggtgAGACCGATGAGTCAAGAAAGGATAGGTGA
- the PRE8 gene encoding Proteasome subunit alpha type-2 (EggNog:ENOG503NTZH; COG:O; BUSCO:EOG092645G0; MEROPS:MER0004996), which yields MADRYSFSLTTFSPSGKLVQIEYALNAVNQGVTALGIKATNGIVLATEKKSSSPLADPSSLSKISLITPNIGMVYSGMGPDYRVLVDRARKVSHTGYKRIYNEYPPTRILVQDVARVMQEATQSGGVRPYGVSLLIAGWDEGILPEEEIEAKEGEEGKKLSGKTGGILKGGPMLYQVDPSGSYFPWKATAIGKSATTAKTFLEKRYTEGLELEDAVHIALLTLKETIEGEMNGETIEIGIVGPPADHLLGVEGVEGAVGPRFRKLTPQEIEDYLTNL from the exons ATGGCGGACAGATACTCCTTCTCTCTTACAACATTCTCTCCCAG CGGCAAGCTGGTACAGATCG AATATGCCCTCAACGCCGTCAACCAAGGTGTAACAGCCCTAGGCATCAAGG CCACGAACGGCATCGTCCTCGCTACAGAAAagaaatcctcctcccccctcgccgACCCCTCgtccctctccaaaatcagcctcatcacccccaacatcGGCATGGTCTACTCGGGCATGGGCCCCGACTACCGAGTCCTCGTCGACCGCGCCCGCAAAGTCTCCCACACGGGCTACAAGCGCATCTACAATGAATACCCCCCCACCCGCATCCTAGTCCAAGACGTCGCCCGCGTCATGCAAGAAGCCACACAATCCGGTGGTGTCCGTCCCTACGGTGTCTCTCTCCTCATTGCCGGTTGGGATGAGGGTATCCTcccagaggaggagattgaggcgaaggagggcgaggagggcaagaagcTGAGCGGGAAGACGGGTGGTATCTTGAAGGGCGGGCCGATGTTGTATCAGGTCGATCCCTCGGGGAGTTACTTTCCTTGGAAGGCGACGGCGATTGGGAAGAGTGCGACGACGGCGAAGACATTTTTGGAGAAGAGGTAcacggaggggttggagctggaggatgcGGTGCATATTGCGCTTTTGACGTTGAAGGAGACGAttgagggggagatgaaTGGGGAGACTATTGAGATTG GTATCGTCGGACCCCCAGCAGAccacctcctcggcgtcgaGGGCGTCGAAGGGGCGGTGGGACCCCGCTTCCGGAAGCTCACCCCccaggagattgaggatTATCTCACGAATCTATGA
- a CDS encoding hypothetical protein (EggNog:ENOG503P7JR; COG:D; COG:Z), translating to MVFYTGQQLSYIKVPNIIITMSLYATGLNAWSQLDFDTTKKDQQPDDIFTFTCLLEDKDIDYIRPFPSYTLVYTTTTPFSPTYTAGLVPKLHQQLSTSYPDHYHHFAEASNDIVVVPTHPTNPHPLQYPSLTTLLSPSSQPISYPALHLSQISPYATVTKLSSSPSGYLVAALTAGHDLYLWGHPSRCSTWYPDIPDSPEPVVMGDDSEKDIKDVAVGQSHVLVLTTDGEIWGRGDNSSGQLGLGRETKLVTEWTRLKGEFDHDKKKIKGVWAGERNSFVVVQP from the exons ATGGTTTTTTATACAGGCCAGCAGTTATCATACATAAAAGTTCCAAACATCATAATTACCATGTCACTCTATGCAACAGGCCTCAACGCCTGGAGCCAATTAGACTTtgacaccaccaaaaaagacCAACAACCAGACGACATCTTCACTTTCACTTGCCTTctcgaggacaaggacaTAGACTATATCCGTCCATTTCCATCATATACTCTAG TctacacaaccaccacccccttctcaccaACCTATACAGCCGGCCTGGTCCCAAAACTCCACCAACAACTCTCAACCTCGTACCCAgaccactaccaccacttCGCCGAAGCCTCCAACGACATAGTAGTAG taccaacccacccaacaaacccccaccccctccaatacccctccctcaccaccctcctctccccctcctcccaacccatctcCTACCCCGCCCTTCACCTTTCCCAAATAAGCCCCTACGCAACCG TAACGaaactctcctcctctccctcaggCTACTTGGTAGCAGCCCTAACAGCCGGCCACGACCTCTACCTCTGGGGCCACCCAAGCCGCTGCTCAACCTGGTACCCTGACATCCCCGACTCTCCCGAACCCGTCGTAATGGGCGATGACAGCGAAAAAGATATCAAAGACGTAGCAGTCGGCCAGTCACACGTCCTAGTCCTAACCACCGACGGCGAAATCTGGGGACGGGGAGACAACTCCTCTGGCCAACTCGGTTTAGGCAGAGAAACAAAACTAGTCACAGAATGGACAAGACTAAAGGGGGAGTTTGATCacgacaaaaagaaaataaaggGGGTTTGGGCGGGAGAAAGAAATTcatttgttgttgtccagcCTTGA